The Neodiprion fabricii isolate iyNeoFabr1 chromosome 4, iyNeoFabr1.1, whole genome shotgun sequence genome window below encodes:
- the LOC124179902 gene encoding uncharacterized protein LOC124179902 — protein sequence MAENMDVQGRSLSPPNTNKRGQVVHKRERIVIVNLYKDLKVENPRITKREAHAILSRRTGFGIFSIKNTLLQYENTGRVTSPNQKKRRMSRNHLVDELDRNTIRKKVHEFYLKKEFPTLKEVLHAVNEDEDLPNFKRTTFWKLLSELNFTYVSRRHNSILIERDDIILWRRNYLKAIRKFRKEGRPIYYLDETWVNVGDVSSKVKNTSLRGLSISSDPSGKGKRLIVLNVGSSIGFVPNGLSCFESKKCTAVYHDEMNGDTFLEWFERVLPSLADNAVIVMDDAPCHSVKLEKSPDSSWKKIEIIEWLKSKGQVADMSMLKPELLQIVSLIKDNSNKYVTDEKAKEHNKTVLRLPPYHCELNPIGMAWSMVKDHVKSHKTEFEIDDVKRLLKEGVERVTTEHWGNFVRHVIEAETKLWESDQIADRMIDDMQPLFIDVNADIDSDDESSD from the exons ATGGCAGAAAACATGGACGTGCAAGGCCGCTCACTATCTCCGCCAAATACAAATAAGAGAGGGCAG gtTGTTCACAAACGAGAACGTATTGTGATTGTTAATCTGTATAAAGATCTCAAGGTAGAGAATCCTAGGATTACGAAAAGAGAGGCACATGCTATATTATCCAGAAGGACTGGGTTTGGTATATTCAGTATAAAGAATACATTGCTACAGTACGAGAACACTGGCAGGGTTACATCGCCAAATCAAAAGAAGCGCCGTATGTCCCGCAACCACTTGGTCGACGAATTAGACCGAAATACAATTCGTAAAAAAGttcatgaattttatttgaagaaaGAATTCCCTACACTAAAAGAAGTTCTGCATGCTGTAAACGAAGACGAAGACTTACCAAATTTTAAACGCACGACGTTTTGGAAATTGTTAAGCGAGCTCAACTTCACCTACGTTTCCCGTCGACATAATAGTATTCTGATAGAAAGGGATGACATCATTCTCTGGAGGCGAAACTACCTGAAAGCAATTCGCAAATTTCGTAAAGAAGGACGGCCTATATATTACTTGGACGAAACGTGGGTCAACGTCGGTGACGTTTCTTCGAAAGTCAAAAATACTTCCCTTCGAGGGCTGTCAATATCGTCTGATCCTTCTGGGAAGGGGAAGCGATTAATTGTTCTGAATGTTGGAAGTTCAATTGGATTTGTACCGAATGGATTGTCATGTTTCGAATCCAAGAAATGTACTGCTGTTTATCACGACGAGATGAACGGCGACACATTCCTGGAATGGTTTGAAAGGGTTCTACCATCGCTCGCGGACAATGCAGTTATTGTCATGGATGACGCTCCATGTCATTCAGTGAAGTTAGAGAAATCGCCCGACTCttcatggaaaaaaattgaaataattgaatggtTGAAGAGCAAAGGTCAAGTCGCTGATATGTCAATGTTGAAGCCTGAGCTATTGCAGATTGTCTCTCTTATAAAAGATAATTCCAATAAATACGTAACTGATGAGAAGGCTAAAGAGCACAACAAAACTGTGCTCAGATTGCCTCCATATCATTGTGAGCTGAACCCTATAGGAATGGCATGGTCGATGGTGAAAGATCATGTGAAAAGCCATAAGacagaatttgaaattgacgACGTGAAACGATTACTTAAAGAAGGAGTTGAGCGCGTTACAACGGAACATTGGGGCAATTTCGTCAGGCACGTGATAGAAGCAGAAACAAAATTATGGGAATCCGATCAAATAGCAGATAGAATGATTGACGATATGCAACCATTATTTATCGACGTTAACGCCGATATTGATTCAGATGACGAATCGAGcgattaa
- the LOC124179907 gene encoding histone H4: MTGRGKGGKGLGKGGAKRHRKVLRDNIQGITKPAIRRLARRGGVKRISGLIYEETRGVLKVFLENVIRDAVTYTEHAKRKTVTAMDVVYALKRQGRTLYGFGG, from the coding sequence ATGACTGGTCGTGGAAAGGGAGGTAAGGGATTGGGCAAAGGAGGCGCAAAGCGTCACAGGAAGGTGCTTCGCGACAACATCCAAGGCATCACCAAGCCGGCCATTCGTCGGTTGGCTCGACGTGGAGGCGTGAAGCGAATCTCAGGTCTCATTTACGAGGAGACTCGCGGTGTCCTCAAGGTCTTCCTTGAGAACGTGATTCGTGACGCTGTGACCTACACGGAGCACGCGAAGAGGAAGACTGTCACCGCTATGGACGTCGTCTATGCCTTGAAACGCCAGGGACGCACCCTCTACGGTTTCGGCGGTTAA
- the LOC124179903 gene encoding late histone H1-like, which translates to MADKVASPAAPASSGGNNSEAQAAPAKKAAAASKAKPRAKPAHPRTSDMVNAAITNLKERGGSSLQAIKKYIVATYMVDAEKQAPFIKRYLKSAVTTGILTQTKGKGASGSFKMAAAKSEAPKVKAKAKPKTAAPKSAAPKKKPAVGASAVAPATKPRAPKKVPTAKKTGGAATEKPAKTPKSPAIKAAKPKSPSKAKKAAKAPTSKPKAPKPKKAATAAAAPKTVKPAAKKPAASKKK; encoded by the coding sequence ATGGCAGATAAAGTAGCTTCGCCAGCAGCACCCGCAAGCTCTGGAGGAAATAATTCCGAGGCTCAGGCTGCGCCGGCCAAAAAAGCTGCCGCAGCATCGAAGGCGAAGCCTCGTGCTAAGCCGGCACATCCACGCACTTCAGATATGGTGAACGCAgcgattacgaatctgaaggAACGAGGCGGCTCCTCGCTCCAAGCGATAAAGAAATATATTGTCGCAACGTATATGGTAGATGCCGAGAAGCAGGCACCTTTTATAAAGAGGTATTTGAAATCTGCTGTGACTACGGGAATTCTGACCCAGACTAAAGGGAAGGGTGCCTCGGGTTCGTTTAAAATGGCCGCAGCGAAATCCGAAGCCCCGAAGGTGAAAGCGAAGGCGAAACCGAAAACTGCAGCTCCAAAATCTGCTGCACCGAAAAAGAAGCCGGCGGTAGGCGCCTCGGCTGTTGCCCCAGCTACAAAACCACGAGCACCAAAGAAGGTTCCAACTGCAAAGAAAACTGGTGGAGCTGCAACGGAAAAACCCGCAAAGACACCAAAGAGTCCGGCTATCAAGGCAGCCAAACCGAAGAGCCCATCCAAGGCGAAAAAGGCTGCTAAAGCGCCGACGAGCAAGCCAAAGGCACCAAAACCAAAGAAAGCCGCTACTGCAGCAGCTGCACCAAAAACCGTTAAACCTGCTGCCAAAAAACCAGCtgcttcgaaaaaaaagtga
- the LOC124179904 gene encoding uncharacterized protein LOC124179904 translates to MNDAKHTVQHVLYKWRSGQQRLDTIAERGPWRETPQHFTRALQSTLELVAPGDHSTTRSLTDSGENQSMLLNHQKLHTLSKQLIKLCSNPDSLSLRNLRLSSSVRLSGYRTKTDGNAIIDLEDDHASSPNRRLVRGSPSLYSREKSRPTVIRGKSAARSQIGMVASSQLRTTKARDQIQVS, encoded by the exons ATGAACGATGCAAAGCACACTGTACAGCACGTGTTGTATAAATGGCGCAGCGGACAGCAACGGCTCGATACGATCGCAGAGCGCGGACCATGGAGAGAGACCCCGCAGCATTTCACTCGAGCTCTTCAATCAACCCTCGAGCTCGTGGCACCAGGTGATCACTCGACCACCAGGTCTCTCACTGATAGCGGTGAAAATCAATCGATGTTACTTAATCACCAGAAATTACATACTTTGAGCAAGCAGCTCATTAAACTTTGCAGTAATCCGGATTCTCTGAGTCTGCGAAATTTACGACTGTCTTCGAGCGTGCGTCTTAGCGGCTACCGCACCAAGACTGACGGTAATGCGATTATCGACCTGGAGGATGACCATGCATCGTCGCCAAATAGACGACTAGTTAGAGGAAGCCCTAGTCTATATTCTCGAGAAAAATCCAGACCTACAGTTATTCGAGGAAAATCAGCGGCTCGTTCTCAAATCGGCATGGTTGCGAGCAGTCAACTAAGGACGACGAAAGCTCGAGAT CAAATCCAGGTTTCATAA
- the LOC124179906 gene encoding histone H2B.3: protein MPPKASGKAAKKAGKAQKNISKGDKKKKRKRKESYAIYIYKVLKQVHPDTGISSKAMSIMNSFVNDIFERIAAEASRLAHYNKRSTITSREIQTAVRLLLPGELAKHAVSEGTKAVTKYTSSK, encoded by the coding sequence ATGCCACCCAAGGCTAGTGGTAAAGCTGCTAAAAAGGCTGGAAAGGCCCAAAAGAACATTTCCAAGGGagacaaaaagaagaaacgtaAGAGGAAGGAGAGTTACGCTATCTACATATACAAGGTCCTGAAGCAGGTCCATCCTGATACTGGAATATCGAGCAAAGCGATGAGCATCATGAACAGCTTCGTCAACGACATCTTTGAACGCATTGCTGCGGAAGCGTCCCGTCTTGCTCATTATAACAAACGCTCCACCATTACATCTCGGGAAATTCAAACTGCTGTTCGACTTTTGTTACCTGGTGAACTCGCCAAGCACGCTGTCAGTGAAGGAACCAAAGCAGTGACCAAATACACTAGCTCCAAGTGA
- the LOC124179905 gene encoding histone H2A, which yields MSGRGKGGKVKGKAKSRSSRAGLQFPVGRIHRLLRKGNYAERVGAGAPVYLAAVMEYLAAEVLELAGNAARDNKKTRIIPRHLQLAIRNDEELNKLLSGVTIAQGGVLPNIQAVLLPKKTEKKA from the coding sequence ATGTCCGGTCGTGGCAAAGGCGGCAAAGTCAAGGGAAAGGCAAAGTCCCGCTCCAGTCGTGCTGGACTCCAATTCCCTGTGGGACGTATACATCGATTGCTTCGCAAGGGCAATTACGCTGAGCGCGTCGGCGCCGGGGCGCCTGTGTATTTGGCTGCGGTGATGGAGTATCTGGCCGCTGAAGTTCTTGAATTGGCTGGTAACGCTGCTCGTGATAACAAAAAGACCAGAATTATTCCGCGACATCTGCAACTGGCAATCCGCAATGACGAAGAGTTGAACAAGCTTCTTTCGGGAGTTACTATTGCTCAAGGTGGGGTTCTGCCGAACATTCAGGCTGTTCTTCTGCCAAAGAAGACGGAGAAAAAGGCGTAA
- the LOC124179908 gene encoding histone H4 produces the protein MTGRGKGGKGLGKGGAKRHRKVLRDNIQGITKPAIRRLARRGGVKRISGLIYEETRGVLKVFLENVIRDAVTYTEHAKRKTVTAMDVVYALKRQGRTLYGFGG, from the coding sequence ATGACTGGCCGTGGAAAGGGAGGTAAGGGATTGGGCAAAGGAGGCGCAAAGCGTCACAGGAAGGTGCTTCGCGACAACATCCAAGGCATCACCAAGCCGGCCATTCGTCGGTTGGCTCGACGTGGAGGCGTGAAGCGAATCTCAGGTCTCATTTACGAGGAGACTCGCGGTGTCCTCAAGGTCTTCCTTGAGAACGTGATTCGTGACGCTGTGACCTACACGGAGCACGCGAAGAGGAAGACTGTCACCGCTATGGACGTCGTCTATGCCTTGAAACGCCAGGGACGCACTCTCTACGGTTTCGGCGGTTAA
- the LOC124181414 gene encoding uncharacterized protein LOC124181414 isoform X1, whose protein sequence is MPRTQRLRLDNVVTSMAELGPTIPDGGYSWLVFLGIIMIQITVPSVLSMYGVVLSYLHSDSEPDIYLWKGSVTLTPILFIAFWSLADPWSRTIVNLATVPRFVGLTGVALLAIGILASGYLETGGVGAYLARLSAGAVMGIGASTVLLQSENLLRRHFRTRLVLVLTLKRISFSLGIAMMPGYAYMLLQNTGLQTGLLLLSTALLPGILGACAFDAPVLQRTTPYRLLISEEDNELSIRETPEETLSFPNLEEEFRNETEENDGTTTGEPIPTPLFSEGSNSYSYDEPEDDINLFVTPSGSSTTTWLEEFRTLRLIKFWSAVVTWFSIKGCAFSLLVLSPSMAMTQGQGFTTLGQSVTLTTVIGLGTFLPGAASIWSPKTARWRSVYFGTMCWLGSAALWGIVSSSKHVWFLLWAFVGGVSIGGCSVAEESALRDLLGAKGANRALRGLSMIVGLALLFLIFIEDFSTCLRIVSIAELVGGGYWILTPCFGALRARWPKR, encoded by the exons ATGCCCCGTACTCAACGTCTTCGTTTGGACAACGTGGTCACGTCGATGGCGGAATTGGGCCCCACAATTCCCGATGGCGGTTATTCCTGGCTCGTGTTTCTCGGTATTATCATGATTCAG ATCACGGTTCCTAGTGTCCTGTCGATGTATGGCGTCGTCTTGAGTTATTTGCACAGCGATTCGGAACCAGATATCTATCTTTGGAAGGGGAGCGTCACCCTCACGCCGATACTGTTTATCGCTTTCTGGAGTTTAGCCG ATCCATGGAGCCGTACGATTGTAAACCTTGCCACAGTACCACGCTTCGTAGGGCTGACAGGAGTAGCTCTGCTTGCGATCGGCATCCTAGCATCGGGATACCTCGAGACAGGAGGAGTCGGAGCTTATCTTGCGCGGTTGAGTGCCGGCGCTGTTATGGGGATAGGCGCAAGCACGGTGCTGTTGCAGAGCGAGAATCTTCTACGAAGACATTTTCGGACGAGATTAGTTCTAGTATTGACGTTGAAGCGAATATCGTTTTCTCTTGGCATCGCGATGATGCCTGGATACGCCTACATGCTGTTGCAAAACACCGGGCTTCAAACGGGCCTCCTGCTTCTCTCCACGGCACTTTTACCCGGCATCCTTGGTGCTTGTGCCTTCGACGCCCCCGTACTCCAGAGAACAACGCCGTACCGTCTGCTCATCTCCGAAGAGGACAACGAATTGAGCATTCGAGAAACCCCCGAAGAGACACTGAGCTTTCCGAATCTGGAGGAAGAATTCAGAAATGAAACAGAAGAGAATGATGGGACAACCACCGGAGAACCAATCCCAACACCTCTTTTCAGTGAAGGGAGTAATTCGTACTCTTACGACGAGCCGGAGGATGATATAAATCTATTCGTCACCCCTAGTGGTTCTTCCACGACCACCTGGCTCGAAGAATTTCGAACACTGCGACTCATCAAGTTCTGGAGTGCCGTTGTTACTTGGTTTTCCATCAAGGGCTGCGCGTTTTCCCTCCTCGTGCTTTCTCCGTCTATGGCCATGACCCAAGGCCAGGGGTTCACCACCCTCGGTCAGTCCGTCACGTTGACTACCGTCATCGGTCTAGGGACGTTTCTACCTGGTGCAGCTTCTATTTGGAGTCCCAAGACTGCGCGATGGCGAAGCGTTTATTTTGGAACCATGTGCTGGCTTGGAAGCGCTGCGCTCTGGG GAATCGTTTCCAGCAGTAAGCATGTATGGTTTTTACTTTGGGCTTTCGTTGGAGGAGTGAGTATAGGCGGTTGTTCTGTTGCGGAGGAAAGTGCACTCCGTGATCTACTCGGAGCAAAAGGTGCCAATAGAGCACTCAGAGGACTCAGTATGATTGTGGGACTGGCTTTGCTGTTTCTAATATTTATCGAGG ATTTCTCAACCTGCCTACGAATTGTGTCGATAGCTGAACTCGTGGGAGGTGGGTACTGGATTCTTACGCCATGCTTTGGTGCGTTGCGGGCACGATGGCCAAAGCGGTGa
- the LOC124181414 gene encoding uncharacterized protein LOC124181414 isoform X2 gives MYGVVLSYLHSDSEPDIYLWKGSVTLTPILFIAFWSLADPWSRTIVNLATVPRFVGLTGVALLAIGILASGYLETGGVGAYLARLSAGAVMGIGASTVLLQSENLLRRHFRTRLVLVLTLKRISFSLGIAMMPGYAYMLLQNTGLQTGLLLLSTALLPGILGACAFDAPVLQRTTPYRLLISEEDNELSIRETPEETLSFPNLEEEFRNETEENDGTTTGEPIPTPLFSEGSNSYSYDEPEDDINLFVTPSGSSTTTWLEEFRTLRLIKFWSAVVTWFSIKGCAFSLLVLSPSMAMTQGQGFTTLGQSVTLTTVIGLGTFLPGAASIWSPKTARWRSVYFGTMCWLGSAALWGIVSSSKHVWFLLWAFVGGVSIGGCSVAEESALRDLLGAKGANRALRGLSMIVGLALLFLIFIEDFSTCLRIVSIAELVGGGYWILTPCFGALRARWPKR, from the exons ATGTATGGCGTCGTCTTGAGTTATTTGCACAGCGATTCGGAACCAGATATCTATCTTTGGAAGGGGAGCGTCACCCTCACGCCGATACTGTTTATCGCTTTCTGGAGTTTAGCCG ATCCATGGAGCCGTACGATTGTAAACCTTGCCACAGTACCACGCTTCGTAGGGCTGACAGGAGTAGCTCTGCTTGCGATCGGCATCCTAGCATCGGGATACCTCGAGACAGGAGGAGTCGGAGCTTATCTTGCGCGGTTGAGTGCCGGCGCTGTTATGGGGATAGGCGCAAGCACGGTGCTGTTGCAGAGCGAGAATCTTCTACGAAGACATTTTCGGACGAGATTAGTTCTAGTATTGACGTTGAAGCGAATATCGTTTTCTCTTGGCATCGCGATGATGCCTGGATACGCCTACATGCTGTTGCAAAACACCGGGCTTCAAACGGGCCTCCTGCTTCTCTCCACGGCACTTTTACCCGGCATCCTTGGTGCTTGTGCCTTCGACGCCCCCGTACTCCAGAGAACAACGCCGTACCGTCTGCTCATCTCCGAAGAGGACAACGAATTGAGCATTCGAGAAACCCCCGAAGAGACACTGAGCTTTCCGAATCTGGAGGAAGAATTCAGAAATGAAACAGAAGAGAATGATGGGACAACCACCGGAGAACCAATCCCAACACCTCTTTTCAGTGAAGGGAGTAATTCGTACTCTTACGACGAGCCGGAGGATGATATAAATCTATTCGTCACCCCTAGTGGTTCTTCCACGACCACCTGGCTCGAAGAATTTCGAACACTGCGACTCATCAAGTTCTGGAGTGCCGTTGTTACTTGGTTTTCCATCAAGGGCTGCGCGTTTTCCCTCCTCGTGCTTTCTCCGTCTATGGCCATGACCCAAGGCCAGGGGTTCACCACCCTCGGTCAGTCCGTCACGTTGACTACCGTCATCGGTCTAGGGACGTTTCTACCTGGTGCAGCTTCTATTTGGAGTCCCAAGACTGCGCGATGGCGAAGCGTTTATTTTGGAACCATGTGCTGGCTTGGAAGCGCTGCGCTCTGGG GAATCGTTTCCAGCAGTAAGCATGTATGGTTTTTACTTTGGGCTTTCGTTGGAGGAGTGAGTATAGGCGGTTGTTCTGTTGCGGAGGAAAGTGCACTCCGTGATCTACTCGGAGCAAAAGGTGCCAATAGAGCACTCAGAGGACTCAGTATGATTGTGGGACTGGCTTTGCTGTTTCTAATATTTATCGAGG ATTTCTCAACCTGCCTACGAATTGTGTCGATAGCTGAACTCGTGGGAGGTGGGTACTGGATTCTTACGCCATGCTTTGGTGCGTTGCGGGCACGATGGCCAAAGCGGTGa
- the LOC124181411 gene encoding SCY1-like protein 2 — protein sequence MDVLNKLRNTVSNTISNTISNTVNSTAYGLSQLSSVLPGNPVTREFEATAHVGSAGPGLLWKVYSGYKKSTKQEAAIFVFEKRQLDRWSGKVEREAVLDSLRRGVTQITKLRHPQVLIVQHPLEESRDSLAFATEPVFASLANVLGRLDNVPQPTPAALRDYKLLDVEIRYGLMQLGEGLAFLHTDVKLLHRNLCPEAIMINGHGAWKIFGFDFCAVNQSPNDKQPSWSYADYDPTIPSIAQPSLDYLAPECAIAGSCSPPSDIFSLGMLVYVLHSPGGRPLNECHGDPSKCRRFLGDLKNSLSSSKLSHIPEPLRDTTKLMLSNNPELRPDAHQFIKIDYFTDIGVRTLNYLDKLFQWDNLQKSQFYKGLPKVIKQLPHRVALHRVLPALYKEFVNAPMVPFVLPSVLQVSENGTAEEFKEHILPNLKPVLALEDPPQVSLVLLQRVDLLLKLCPADAIRNDVLPLLTRALDSDWEQLQELCLAALPSIANLIDGPSMKNAILPRIKKLCLASKGSTNLGVRVNCLLCLAKMLDHLDKWLILDQILPFLQEVPHSGEPAVLMAIIGIYKLVLTHSKLGMSKEMLATRILPFLLPFCVEPGLSPTQFETLASLVGDMVTRVTSEHREALRQLDAVRKEAQQFDQALSQAGNPTSSSLSDTFAGIELAPPPTAAAKTCDTKVLSLQEKQKLVQQQEAHQRLQAQAPMAPKPIVQPVKSKPKDLTDTLLQNNLNQLNKPLTKSSSSESNYAALQSPSWGKTGMTNGMTNSQTQWGGLAITAGPQTVQNPMSGWSSNAMNPTMNWGGSQQSAPNWNQTRVNQNIGQNWGSSVNSGIRPQWRPEGGAQGMSQPLVSQPQTTPNLSTQDIMDLLS from the exons ATGGACGTCTTGAACAAGCTCCGAAACACAGTGAGCAACACCATAAGCAATACTATAAGCAACACTGTTAACAGTACAGCTTATGGTCTCTCCCAACTGTCAAGTGTTCTGCCTGGAAATCCAGTAACCAGAGAATTTGAAGCAACTGCACATGTCGGCAGCGCTGGTCCAGGCCTGCTATGGAAGGTTTACAGTGGttataaaaaatcaaccaaACAGGAAGCAGCTATATTTGTCTTTGAGAAACGCCAGCTAGACCGATGGTCTGGAAAAGTTGAGCGTGAAGCTGTTCTTGATTCTCTCAGACGTGGGGTTACTCAAATCACAAAACTCCGCCATCCTCAGGTTCTGATAGTTCAGCATCCGCTGGAGGAGTCGCGGGACAGTTTAGCCTTTGCTACCGAACCAGTATTTGCAAGCCTTGCTAACGTACTAGGCCGGCTTGATAATGTACCTCAACCAACGCCAGCTGCTTTAAGAGATTATAAACTACTTGATGTCGAAATTCGCTACGGTCTCATGCAGCTAGGCGAAGGTTTAGCCTTTCTCCATACTGATGTCAAACTGTTGCACAGAAATTTGTGCCCAGAAGCCATTATGATCAATGGACATGGAGCctggaaaatttttggatttgATTTCTGTGCTGTTAATCAGAGCCCGAACGATAAACAG ccaTCGTGGTCATATGCAGATTATGATCCAACAATACCGAGTATAGCACAGCCATCTTTAGATTATTTAGCACCTGAGTGTGCAATTGCAGGCAGCTGCAGTCCACCtagtgatattttttcactggGCATGCTCGTGTATGTCTTACATTCACCAGGGGGCCGTCCACTGAACGAATGTCATGGAGATCCATCAAAATGCCGACGCTTTTTGGGAGATCTAAAGAACTCTCTTTCCTCATCTAAACTTAGTCACATTCCTGAACCACTAAGAGATACTACAAAACTCATGCTAAGTAATAATCCTGAACTGAGACCAGATGCGCATCAATTTATTAAG ATTGATTACTTTACCGATATTGGAGTGCGGACATTGAACTATTTGGACAAACTCTTTCAATGGGACAATCTACAAAAGTCCCAGTTTTACAAAGGTCTGCCAAAAGTAATAAAGCAACTTCCGCACAGAGTTGCCCTACACAGAGTATTACCAGCCCTCTACAAAGAATTTGTTAATGCTCCAATGGTGCCTTTTGTACTCCCAAGTGTACTACAAGTATCGGAAAATGGCACTGCAGAAGAATTCAAGGAACACATTTTACCCAACCTAAAACCTGTGTTGGCACTGGAAGACCCACCACAG GTCAGCTTAGTTTTACTACAACGTGTCGATCTACTTTTGAAACTGTGCCCGGCTGATGCGATCAGAAACGATGTCCTGCCACTTCTTACACGAGCACTAGATTCCGATTGGGAGCAGCTGCAAGAGCTCTGCCTTGCTGCACTCCCTTCTATAGCCAACTTGATCGATGGACCATCAATGAAAAATGCGATTTTAcctagaattaaaaaattatgtcTAGCAAGTAAAGGTAGTACCAACTTGGGGGTGAGGGTGAACTGTCTTCTGTGCCTTGCTAAAATGCTAGACCACTTGGACAAGTGGTTGATTCTAGATCAAATTCTTCCATTTCTCCAAGAAGTCCCACATTCTGGCGAACCTGCCGTTTTAATGGCCATTATAG GTATTTACAAGCTGGTACTGACCCACAGCAAGCTGGGCATGAGTAAGGAGATGTTGGCAACTCGAATTTTGCCATTTCTGCTTCCATTCTGTGTTGAACCAGGACTTAGTCCCACACAATTTGAAACACTAGCTTCGCTTGTGGGAGATATGGTGACACGAGTTACCTCTGAGCATCGTGAAGCTCTCCGTCAACTGGATGCTGTCCGAAAGGAAGCTCAACAATTTGATCAGGCTCTTTCCCAAGCTGGCAATCCTACATCTAGTAGTTTGAGTGACACGTTCGCTGGAATTGAACTAGCACCACCGCCTACTGCTGCGGCAAAAACGTGCGATACAAAAGTACTCAGCCTACAAGAGAAGCAAAA acttGTCCAGCAACAAGAAGCACATCAGAGACTGCAAGCCCAAGCGCCAATGGCTCCAAAGCCAATTGTTCAACCTGTGAAATCCAAGCCCAAAGATCTAACTGACACGCTTTTACAAAATAATCTAAATCAGCTGAACAAACCTTTAACTAAGTCTTCAAGTTCTGAATCAAATTATGCCGCCTTGCAGTCTCCGTCCTGGGGAAAGACTGGAATGACTAACGGTATGACAAACAGTCAAACTCAGTGGGGTGGTCTAGCAATCACAGCTGGACCACAAACTGTTCAAAACCCAATGTCAGGTTGGAGTTCAAACGCAATGAATCCAACTATGAATTGGGGGGGATCTCAGCAATCTGCACCAAACTGGAATCAGACTAGAGTCAATCAAAATATAGGTCAGAATTGGGGATCATCTGTAAATTCTGGAATAAGGCCACAATGGAGACCGGAAGGAGGGGCACAGGGGATGTCTCAACCTCTTGTATCCCAACCACAAACTACTCCGAATCTATCCACACAAGACATTATGGACTTACTTAGCTAA
- the LOC124181416 gene encoding uncharacterized protein LOC124181416 translates to MRSVVPALQVLYPVKLDFGDKRSGVPALQVHYLVKLEFQDKRSVVMAVQVFDLVTFDQALRSFYAPGPLPGETRLSVQALRSFCAQGSLPGETRLPGQALHRSCTPGPLPSETRLQGENEEDEDLCSMSTTRGGYR, encoded by the exons atgcgttccgtggttcctgcgctccaggttcTCTACCCGGTAAAACTTGACTTCGGGGACAAGCGCTCCGgagttcctgcgctccaggtccactacctcgtgaaactcgagttccaggacaagcgctccgtagttatGGCTGTCCAGGTttttgacctggtgacttttgaccaagcgctccgtagtttctacgctccaggtccactacctggtgaaactcgactttcaGTACAAGCGCtgcgtagtttctgcgctcaaggTTCACTACCTGGAGAAACTAGACTTCCGGGACAAGCGCTCCATCGTTCCTGcactccaggtccgctacctagCGAAACTCGACTTCAAGGAGAgaacgaggaggacgaggatttgtgctcaatga gtacaacccgaggtggttatcggtag